The genomic stretch AATGCGTAGAAGCATGTCATCGGGTCATCTGGGCTAATGTTCTATAACCAGTGTAGCATAAGTAATGAAATCGGTCCCAATATGGTTTGGGGCGTATCTCCAATCTAGAGACCATCGGAGGTTGTGTTTTTATATCATATATACACCTATAAGAACCGGAATTTTTCTACTGATTTGAACTCTCCTCATCACACTGCTTTAGTAAGGGTACTCAGTGCTGTGTTGCATTATAGGCTGTAGCTCAGGGGACATTTGGTGGCTACCCTGGTATTCTTAAGGCCATCTCTCTGGGTATCTCTGAGATCTTCCCACGCCCAATTACATTATTAACGCGACACAGGAATGGGTGTGAGACGTCTCGAAGTGGACAATAAAAAGTTGATGATTATTGTTAAACCAGCTGGATGCTATAACTGCATGAATTAAAACTACGAGTCTTGCCATCTCTTGGGAGAATATCTATAGTTTAattgttattctttcttctaaaAATTCCATGAACATCTCCAAACCGGTCACTTACTTTGCCGCTGCATAGTTAGGGCTGGCCCCCTTTCAATGGTTCAGTCGGTTTCTTGTTTGCGTCTTGCTGTAAGACTGTTACGAGTGTATTATAATAATGAACGTAGTTTCTCATTCTCTGAAAGGATAAAAATCGATAGTTCGCTATGTCTTGACATGGAATCTACATTGTATACAACCCACCCGCCTGTAGGGAAGCCACAATGACACAATACGAACtataaaaagcaaaagtttACATAAACACATACAGCCTCCATTCTTGATACATTAGCCAGCTCAGACACAATCCTCATAGCCTACGTATTAGTCGGGATGATCTCGGGGTATCGTCCACCAGCTGGGGTGAACTTTTCCAAAATCGCATCAATCTCCGCCATCTCTTCGTCCGTGATGTCGATAAGCTTACTGTTCTCCTCCACCCGGTCTGCTGTTGTCGCACCGGGAATCGGGATAATAGTCGGCATCCCCGGACGCCTGGATAGCGTTCTCGTCCAGTTAATAGCCAGCTGTGCTGGTGTGCagtcctttttcttcgcgatctcctccaccttctcgacCAGCTGCATATTCTTCTCGAAGTTACCCTGCTGGAAGCGGGGGAAGTTGAGGGAGAGCAGCAGCGAGTCCTTTGGAAGGTCGTCAAACTTCTTGAACTGGCCGGTTAACATGCCTCGGCCAATGGGCGAGTAGGCGATGATTGGGATCCCATATTGAGCGCATGCCGCAGCGACACCATTCTCCAAGATGTCGGTAGTGAACCTGACTCAGTCAACATACGCAGCCATGGACTCGATCCAGGTAACTTACAAGGAGAGTTCGGCCTCTACCGCGACCACCTTGGTGTGTTTGACGGCTTCATGAATGGTCTCAGCCCGCACCTCTGACAGGGCGATGCCCCCGATCTTTCCAGTCTGGACATACTCCCTATCGATCAAATCAAAGGTGACATCCATCGGCACAGCTGGGTCGCGGCGACCGAATTCAAACATGTCAATCTTTTGTTTGCGGCCCTTTAACTGAGCAATGCAGTTATCCAGACTTCTGCGAGTGTTCTCCGGAGAGGCGTCTACCTGGTGAGTCTGGGGGTTCAAACCACCCTTGATGTTCAGAACGATTTTATCGGCATCTTCTGGATACTTCTCAAGGTACCGTTCCAGGAGCACGAGACTATTGTAATCAGGGGATCCGTAGAATTCGCCACCATTCCAACAGTTACCTGGAGTTACAGTAGTTAGTTACCGAGGATGAAAAGGGACCAGTTGGCTACCTGCCAAGGGATTAACATACTTCCATTATGGATAGCGGTGCGCATAGCCTCGAAGGCCTGATCCTGAGACGGTGGCGTCGCTCGCCAAGTCAATCCCATCAGACCAAAGCCAATGGGGCCTACTTCCTTGCCCACAATCTCGGGCATCTTCGTCTGGTGGAGGTGTGCACTGATGAAACTTTGAAGTCGTTGCAATTTGTGATCATGGGTTTTAACACCATTTCGacagccatatcctcctttTTATATCTCAGAGAGGAACTCCCCATTCAAGAGCAGAACGAGGAGTTACCGGCGTTTGACCGGCGTTGAGTATAAGCTGCATAAATCCGACGTTTAATCCCGAGAGATTGACATCCCTTTCCGGTCGACGATGTGAACAAGGTTGATGTCAGCGGGCGGCAGGACATGATAAGACTGGTTTATGCAGAGCGACTAATATTACTCATTGCTATAGTGGTTGAGTTAGATTGGATCGTGTTGCACGATTCAGTGAGGGGCAGTGCTTACCTACTCGGTAGTACTTTAGTACGTATACATATTAAATCTCACCCCACCTGATCGCCCCCATTTTGATCACCCCGAGGACTTTTAACCGAAGGATTGAGGGGACAACACATAAGTAACCTCGTGTGTCTAAGGCCATCAAACAAGCAACGCAGAAAGACTGAGGGTTCACAAATCGGCGAGACTCTGAACTCCCGACGATCACATATCATTATGGTAGCCATCACCGACCACAACGTCGTCTACGCGGACGGCAAAAAGATCCACTACCTAGCAGCAGGCCCTGCAAATGGCCCTCTGGTTCTCTTTATCCATGGCTGGCCAGGCAGCGCGATCACCTGGAAGGCGCAAATCGATGCCTTCGCATCCGTGGGGTTCCGCGCGATTGCCCCTGATATGCCAGGCTATGGGCAGTCGACTGCCCGCCGCGTGGCCGATGACTACTGTCAAGAGGCCATCGTAGAGGGCATGTTAGCTTTGCTAGCCGACACAGGCCGCGATGCAGCGATCTGGGTCGGCCACGACTGGGGCGCAGGCGTCACATCCTCCGTTGCGACGCAACACCCCGAGGTGGTTAAAGCGTTGGTGAATATGTCTGTGCCGTTCCACACTATCGAGCGCGGCTGGCAGGGCTTCCTTCCCTATGTGAACCGCGAGCTCTACCCAGCGGACGAATACGAGTTCGGCCAGTGGGACTATATGAAGAACTGGGAGGAGAACTTCGAAAAAACCGTCGAATGGTTCGACAGTGACATTGCAGGAATGTGCAAAGCTTCATTGCAACCATCCACGCCCCCATCTAGCCGTTTTGCCCCACTGTTCGCCACCGTGCGCAAGAGCGGATGGATGGGCGGGGCGCCAAAGCCCCCGAGTGTGGAGATGACAGGGCCTCCGGTGCTCCCTGCGGAGGTCTTCGACTCTTTTGTTCAGGATATGCAGAGAACCGGCTTCTGGGCCGGATCTGCGTACTACCTTCACCATGCGCGGAACGCGGAATACAATGGAAAGCGCGAGGGGAAGTTGGACCAACCAGTCCTGTTTATCCATGACGCCAGGGATGTGATATGTGATACCATAACGTCTCGCCTTGTCGAGCCGATGAGAGAGAACTGTAGTAATTTGACTGAGGTTACGATCGACGCAGGACACTTTGCGCAGTATGAAAAGCCGGAAGAGGTACACGCCGCCATTTTCAGGTTCATTGTGGAAGAGCTGCCGAGTGAGTGGCCTGGATTTTGGACTGCCGGGTATACTAAGAAGAAGTCGGTTCTGTGAGCTGTATCACACTGGGAACTTCTGTCATGTCAACACTGGAGTATATTAGGACTTGGCAAGTACCAAATTTATTTAAGCTTTGCAGAGACCATTGGTGTGAGGATTTAGATAGGGTTGTTTCGATTAGTTCCACTGAAAGTTTATCCAGGGCCCGGGAGCCATGGTAATAGGACATGATCGGATTTGTGTTGTGTgaaatgagaaggaggatgatttcgTTAATCTAATACTTGTAGACAGAAAGCTGGCACTCGCTGTTACCTATTAAGCCAGCATTCTATTGTTAGTCCTTAGGCATAGAATAGAAAGTTAGCCAGAAAAACGTTGCAAGCAAAATGGATATAGATCACATATTAGCGCAGTACAATCTAATCAAAGCTATTTCGCTACTCGGGctactgtacatatatacgCGAGCGTCTACTTCAGATCCATATTGGCAGATTTCATTCTTATTATTCGTAGAACAATGGTCAATACGGCTTCATATTGCAAGTGTCTCCGGAGTGGATGAGACCCTGGAATATAGCGAACTAAGCAAAGCCCTCATTTAATAAgtcatctcatcatcaatcctgccaggaaaaaagaagaacagaagaaggtaCATATAATGCGACAATGCAAGGTGAGAGAACTCGAGGTTTTCCAACCACTTGTCGTGATGAGCAAACGCCGTAATTGGCCACCTTTCAAAACACCATAAGCGCCGTCGCTTACATTTAGTGCACGGAGGGATGCGGGACTGATTGTGAAAGGCCAGTGGCCTAGTAATGGAAACAAAGTCGGTTGATGTAAATCAAAAGAAGTGGCGCACTAGAAACGTAGACATAGTGGCGAAGGCGCGAACAACACGAATAAGGCCAACGGTACATGACAAAATATTGTGATCAAATGCTGGGACACAAAGCGCCTCGCAAATAAGCGCCTGTCAAATGCCGTAAACCCACAAAATGCGAGAGATGCCAATTAAACCGTGATAACCCTTCCCCCTCGGACCGACCAAGGAAATCCCCAGGATCGAAATAACGCCAAAATCCGTGAACGCCGTGTCTAATGCATATCGAAAACCCTTTGCGGGGAATGTTAAAGATGCCGTAGCACTAAGGTCATCAAATATATCGATCGTAATATCACCGGATGGTGCCCCATTCCGCCAACTTGCTGCCTTCACGCCCTTGGTCTCTCCCGGACCTCTTGTTAAAAATCTTCCAAAACCTCAAAGTCTCATCACCAGCACCCGTAACGACCGTTTGGCCATCGGGGCTCATTGCCAGATACAGGACACGGAACGTATGCCCCGTTAATGATACGATCTGTTCCATACGTGGATACTTCCAGATTACAATCTGATTCTGACTGTAGCCGTGTGTGCTGATAATTTCGTCCGAATTCTTCGACCAGGCTAGGTTGCAGACTTGACTGCCCGTGTCAACCTCTTTGATCAACGATCCAGTCGAGGTATTCCAGAACTTGATAGTCCGATCGGCCGTTCCACCACCCGAAGCAAGCaaatgatgctgatgaggtGACCAGGTAATCGCTTTGACAGCGGCCGTGTGGTCAGAAAAGCGATAGAGGGGCGTCTCGTTTAGCTTATCCCACACCAAAAGCTTGTTATCGTTGCCACCCGAAGCCAACTGACCGTCTTCTGTATTCCATCGGAGACCGCAGACTTCTTGCTTATGGCCAGAAAGTCGCCGGAGGTATTGATCTGGAGAGCGCACATCTCGGTGATAGATGAGGCGATCTCGCGAGCCAGATGTAAGGATGTGGTCATTCCAAGCCAGGGCACCTACACGATTGGTATGGCCAATCATCGTTCGTAGACGGCGACATCGCTCTGCATCCCAGATCTGCACAAGTCCCTTCCCAGTCCCTATAGCAAGATGTGTACCCTGTGCGTGTCTCCGTTAGTCCCCGCGCCAATGCAGTGATAAACTTTAATGACTCACCCTCTGAATCCAGTTAACGCTCGTGACGGTGTCGTCTCTTAGCTCACATAACTTAGTGACCGTTCCGCTTTGCGAATTCCACATATAGACGGAGTTTCCAAGGCCAACACCTAATACGTTACTACTCCCCCAATCCACCAGATTTAGGTAAAAATCATCTTGCAAGTCAGGTGCGTCCAGTACCTTGTATGGTACTTTGTTGACATAACGTGGTTGTTTGCGGGGGGTCTCAAGGATGCGTTGACTATCATAGCGTATCGGTGATAGACTATAGAGCTCTGATCGAACATTGAGGTTGGGGCCATGTTGACTCCGGGGGGTTTTAGAAGGGGTGGGATGTGC from Aspergillus oryzae RIB40 DNA, chromosome 1 encodes the following:
- a CDS encoding aldo/keto reductase family protein (voltage-gated shaker-like K+ channel, subunit beta/KCNAB); amino-acid sequence: MPEIVGKEVGPIGFGLMGLTWRATPPSQDQAFEAMRTAIHNGSNCWNGGEFYGSPDYNSLVLLERYLEKYPEDADKIVLNIKGGLNPQTHQVDASPENTRRSLDNCIAQLKGRKQKIDMFEFGRRDPAVPMDVTFDLIDREYVQTGKIGGIALSEVRAETIHEAVKHTKVVAVEAELSLFTTDILENGVAAACAQYGIPIIAYSPIGRGMLTGQFKKFDDLPKDSLLLSLNFPRFQQGNFEKNMQLVEKVEEIAKKKDCTPAQLAINWTRTLSRRPGMPTIIPIPGATTADRVEENTGGRYPEIIPTNT
- a CDS encoding WD40 repeat domain-containing protein (anaphase promoting complex, Cdc20, Cdh1, and Ama1 subunits), which codes for MGDNIHDTNTVATRSARRNASRAKPSGTAANALNLASPPGSRTPPSMPSKKTIFYPDSLGRQQKSRHGSEAIDPEALAKALKDYEDAGRPRERTPGTSPSRKRQRVYGDRFIPNREGQDLQATYSLLHEDGCPSTPSKSKKRAPHSELHFQKTEEANRMYSRVLRSELFGSTVPQADLESLSPDPLLGLGNGINEKTRSHTPPSHVSNLPPASITPSTPHKNLFNYASPRGSAHPTPSKTPRSQHGPNLNVRSELYSLSPIRYDSQRILETPRKQPRYVNKVPYKVLDAPDLQDDFYLNLVDWGSSNVLGVGLGNSVYMWNSQSGTVTKLCELRDDTVTSVNWIQRGTHLAIGTGKGLVQIWDAERCRRLRTMIGHTNRVGALAWNDHILTSGSRDRLIYHRDVRSPDQYLRRLSGHKQEVCGLRWNTEDGQLASGGNDNKLLVWDKLNETPLYRFSDHTAAVKAITWSPHQHHLLASGGGTADRTIKFWNTSTGSLIKEVDTGSQVCNLAWSKNSDEIISTHGYSQNQIVIWKYPRMEQIVSLTGHTFRVLYLAMSPDGQTVVTGAGDETLRFWKIFNKRSGRDQGREGSKLAEWGTIR